The region TTTGATTCTTCAGATATTTTTGAAGCAACCTCTGAAGTTGATTTTTTAACTTGATCTACAAACTTCTCTTCAGCAGTTTTGTTTTCAGTAGTAACAGCAGGTGTAACTTCTGCTTTTGGCTCATTAGTTTTTTCTTCTCCACATCCTGTGAAAATCATAACAGCAACGACTGAACTTAACAAAATTTTTTTCATACTAATCCCTTGAGTAAAATAAGTTAAAATTTTACTTTTTTTTAGTTAAAAAAGAGTTTATGATTTATTTTAGTATATAAATTTTACTTATCTAACGGTGTATAAGTAAATTTAAACTCATCTTTAACAAAATCAATCTTAACATTCCCACCTTTTTTAAGTTTTCCAAATAAAATTTCATCTGTTAATACATTTTTAATTTTATCAGAAATAACCCTAGATAGAGGTCTTGCACCCATTGCCTTGTCGTAACCAAGTTCTGCAAGCTCTTTTTTAGCTTTAGCAGATATTGTAATTTTTATTTTTTTATTTTCAAGTTGTTTTTCTAAGTCTTCTACAAACTTACCAGCAACTTTTGCAACAATATCCATAGATAGTGAAGTAAAGCTTACCATTGCATCTAGTCTATTTCTAAACTCTGGCGCAAAGAATTTATTTACTGCTTTATTTTCATTTAATGAATCATCTTTTGCAAACCCCATAACATTTGCTTCCGCTGCACCTAAATTTGATGTCATAATTAAAATGACATTTTGAAAATCAGCTTTATTACCACTATTATCTGTTAATTCTGCATTATCCATAACTTGTAAAAGAATCGACATTAAATCCGGATGTGCTTTTTCTACCTCATCAAGAAGTAAAACACAATGTGGATGTTTTCTAATAGCTTCAGTTAATAATCCACCATTTTCAAAACCAACATATCCAGCAGGTGCGCCAATAAGTCTTGATATTGTATGGGGTTCCATATATTCACTCATATCAAATCTCTCAAAATGGATACCCAATTGAGTAGATAGCTCTTTTGCAACTTCTGTTTTACCTACACCAGTTGGTCCAGTAAAAAGGAAACTTCCAATTGGTTTTTTATCAATATTAAGTCCAGCTTTATTTCTTTTAATTGATTGAACAATAGTTGAGATAGCACTATCTTGTCCAAATACTCTTTTTTGCATTCTTTTTTCAAGATTTTTTAATAAACTAATATCTGATCTAGTAGTTGCTTTAGATGGGATATGTGCCATTTTTGCAACAGTATCTTCAATATCTTTTTGAGTAATTGAGATATTCTTTTTATTTACTGTTGAGTATTCAATCTTTTTACTAGCTCCAACCTCATCAATAACATCAATAGCACTATCAGGTAAAAATCTATCATTAATATATTTTTTACTAAGTTCAACTGCCATTTCAATTGCACTTTTACTATATTTTACATTGTGAAAATCTTCGTATTTAGATTTTATCCCCTCTAATATAGTTACAGTATCTTCCAATGATGGTTCATTAATATCAACTTTTGCAAATCTTCTGCTTAAGGCTTTGTCTTTTGAAAAATCGTTTCTAAACTCACTAAAAGTAGTAGCACCTATACATCTTAATTTTCCATTTGCTAACATTGGTTTTAAGATATTAGAAGCATCCATAGAGCTTCCACTTACACTTCCAGCTCCAACTATTGTATGAATCTCATCAATAAATAAAATTGCATTAGGAATTTTTACAATCTCTTTTAGAAGTGCTTTTAATTTTTTCTCAAAATCACCTCTATATTTAGTTCCAGCAAGCATTGAACCCATATCTAGTGAGTATACTTTTGCATTTTCTAAAAACTCAGGAACTCTTTTATTTGCAATCTCTAAAGCCAAACCTTCTGCTATTGCTGTTTTTCCTACCCCTGGTTCCCCAACTAATATTGGATTGTTTTTCTTTCTTCTACTTAAAATCTGTACAACTCTACTAACTTCTAATGTTCTGCCAATTACAGGATCAATTTCACCTTTTTGTGCAAGAGCCACTAGTTCTATTGAGTTTTTGTCTAAGACTTTATTATCTTTTGAATCATCTTTTAATCCATTTTCATCAAACTCTTCAGAATCTTCATTATGAGAAATCTCTTCTAAGATATCAACTCTCTCCACCCCTGCTGATTTTAAAACGAAGGTAGCATAAGATTTTTCATCTTTTAAGATAGCTACAAACATATCTTCTACACCAGCATTTCTTTTTCCACTACTTTGGGTATGTGCTACCATATTTTCAATAGTAGATGTTAGTGTAATTGTTTCAATAGGTTCATCTTCTATATTTTCAGGGAAAACAGGAGTATTCTCTTCAATATGTTTTTTTATCTCATTAAAGATTTTACTCTTATCTAAACCTAAGTCATTTAAAAGATTATCAATAACTTCATCATGAATAAGCATTAAAAAAATATGTTCAATTGTTAAATATTCATGCCTACTTTTCTTTGCATAGCTTACAGCTTGCGCAAATATATTTCTTAACTCTTTACTAATCATTACTCTTCTTCCATTATCGCTTTTAAAGGGAAACCCTTTTCTCTAGCCAAAGTTTTCACTTGAGCAACTTTTGTTGATGCAATCTCATGAGTATATATTCCACAAACATCTTTTCCATTATTGTGAATATTTAACATGATCTTTGTTGCTTGGTCAATATTTTTTCTAAAAACTCTAGTTAAAACATCTATTACAAAATCCATTGTTGAATAATCATCATTTAACAAAAATACTTTATATTTCTTTGGTTCTTCCACTTCCAAATCATTATCAAGTTCAATTTCTAATTCGTTTGCCACAATATACCTCTTTTTAATTCAGTGTTGTATATATTATAACAAAAAACAACTAATCTTAGTAAAACAAATTGTTTATAAAATATTTTAAAGTTTATTTAATATTTTGATAAACTTACATTTTAGAAAGGAATTATAAATGAACAGAGTATTTATTACTGCAACTAACACGGATGTGGGAAAAACCTATGCCAGTGAACAAATATTAAAGTATTATGCAAACAAAGGTTTAAAAGTTGGATACTTTAAACCGTGTGAAACAGGTGTAATAAAAGAGCCACTTGATGGTTCAAAAATGTTAAATCTTGTAAAAAAACTTAATCCTAAATTTAAAGCAACAATTGAAGATGTTGTTCCTTATCAATTTAAATTACCTGCTGCACCATATGTTGCAAAAGAGGATCAAAATATTGATTTGGAATTTTTAAAAGATAAAATAAACTATTTAGAGACCATGTGTGATTTTTTAGTTATTGAAGGGGCGGGAGGTTTAAAAGTACCTATTAAAAAAGATTTATTTATGGTAGATTTAATAAATATTTTTGAAGCAAAAGCTATATTAATAGCTCCTTCTAAACTTGGATGTATAAATGATATTTTATTATCAATTGAGTGTTTAAAAGGGAAAAATATTGATTTTGATTGGTATATAAATCTTTTTCAAGATAAAGATAGCTATAAGGAAGTTTCAAAACCTTTTTTAGAAGATTATTTTGGAAAACTTAACTATCTTCATGAGTTGGATTAAATCCAACTCTTATAAATAGGTTTTTAACCACTTATAATAAATAGCAAAAGCGAAAAATCCCAAACCTAAAATAAATGTAATTAATTGTAAAGAAAAGAATCCTGCTGCCACACCTATAAAGAAGGTTGTAGAGACATTAGAAATCATAAATATCATGTCATTATAAGATATTACCCTTCCTAAATATTTATGTTCAACTTTTTCTTGAATTAAAGCATATGTATATGACCATATTGTTGTAGTAACAAATCCTGTAAAAAATAAAGAGATTAAGGCAAGATAAAAATTAAACTGAAGAAAACTCCAAAGAATAATTGCAAACCCTTGAAATACAAATATATAAGTTAAACTATCTTTATTTATTCTATTTGTGATAAAAAAAGGACCAATCATTAAAGCAAAAGCACGTACAGCATTTGTTATACCAATTGACAATGGTACTGCTATTACATATTTATATTCATTTTTAGCTAGAAGGGTAACTAGTGTATCAAAAGAGGTTAATCCTACACTTGAATGTAAAAATAAAAGATGTAAAACAATTTTATTATTTTTCAAATATAAAAAACCATCTTTTATCATTGTGCGTATTTTTTCATTTGTATGAATTATTTCAACTTTAAACTCAATATTTAAAAATAAAATAATTGCTGCAACAAAAAAGAAAGCATCAATAATTATTGCAGTTTTAATTCCTAAATAATTTACTACAACTCCACTAACAGCCATTCCTGCTGAATAGGTAAAAGACCAGATTATAGAATGTATCTCATTTGCTTTTTGTAAAGCTTTACCACTAATAAGTTTGGGCAATAAAGACATCTCTGTTGAAAAGAACATAGAGGAGCTTCCCATTCTTATAAATATTAAAATCATTAAAATCCATAAGTCATCTTTACTATCAATTGTCAAAAAAAGAAGTGTCATAAGAAGTTCTATACAAAGAAGTGTCAACATCAAGGACTTTATTTTGAACCTATCAATTATTGAACCAGACAAGGGTGCAATTAAAATAGCAGGTATTAGATGCATTGCTGTAATTAAAGATATAGCAAAGGCTGTAGAACCAAAGTTTACCGCCATTGTATAAATTGCTACATTAGAAAACCATGCACCAAAATATGCTATAAGTTGCAATAATGATAGTTTTCTAATAACAGGATATTTAGTTAATAATTCACGATAATTCAAGTTTTATTAATACCTCTTGAAACATGGCAGAGGAAGCTAATTCATCACTTTTATGATTGGTTAAATAGTTTGCTTTTTTATTTCCTGCAAAAAGTACAATAGAACCTTTTTTTATATCTTCATCAAATTTTATAATAAAAGAGGATTCACCATAAGAAGATTTTGCAATTACATTTTGATTCTCTTCAAATTCACAATCTGGATTTATATATAAAAAATTATCCTCTTTAAATTGTGAGTTTAGATTATTCTTTCTTTTTCTAAAAAGTAGATAGTATTCATCTTCTTCTTTTCTTTCATAAAGATTTTCCACTTCAAGCTCTTCTAAAAACTCAAAGTTTTCTATTTTTGAATCATCAACAAACTCTTTATTTTTGTAATATTCAAAAGTTTCATTAAGATCAACTAAACCATCAAAACCAAATTGTTTATTCATATACGCTGTAAACTCATATTCACTTATACTATTATTTTGTTTCTTTTCTAAATCATAAGATATAGCTTTATATTCATGCCCATATGAAAGTCTTACATCTTTTTTTGCTTTAAAATTAGTAGAAGGTATTATAATATCTGCATATTCACAAGTATCATTAAAAGTTGTGCCAAAAAAGACTACAAAAGTATTTTTTAATCCCTCTATTACTCTTTTTGTATTTGGTGCACTTACAACTGGATTTGCTCCTTGGATAAACACCAATTTATATTTTGAAAAATCAACTTCAGGTAAGGGAATATATTTTTTTCCTTTTACACTAAATTTTGATTCATAGGAATATGCAGAATCACTTAAATACCAAACTCCACCAGCAGTTTTATTATGTAATCCAATATATCCTGCAAAAGAGTCAATGGCTCTTGTTATATTTGTACCCTCATAATATTTTTGAATACCTATACCTAGCATAATTGATACAGATTTACCTTTAATAATTTCAAAAAATTTTGTAATATCCTGAAGAGATACTCCTGTTGTTTGTTCATATGAAACTAAGGGTCTACTTTTGGCTAAATCAAAAAACCAATCAGCACCATTTGATTGTTCTATAAACTCTTTATCTTCCATATCTTCCATATATGCAAATCTTGTTAGCAATAAAGCTAGTTCATGGTCAGTTTTTGGATTTATTTGTAAATGTAGTTCGGATTTTTTTGCAATTGGCGTTGCTACAGGGTCAATAGTTATAAATATCTTATCTTTTGTAAGTTCATACATATGTGGACTTGTAATTGTATAGTTTCGTCCCCATGCTATAATTACATCAGAGTTTATCAATTTTTCAATTGGAGGGTTGACATTTTTCCCTCTTCCAAGAGTTATACCCTCTTCCCCTGCACCCTCACAAAGACTACCTTTAGTAAGTATTGAGCCAAAATTGTTAAAAAATATTTTAGGAGAGTTTTGCATAACTCCTAAATTTCCAGCACCTTTATAGTATAAAGTATCTTCAGGCTTTATATCTTTTAATTTTGAAGTAAACTCTTGCAAAGCTTCATCTAAAGATACTTTTTTTTTGCCAATATAAGCATCTTCTAAAAAATCCTCTCTTAATAGATTTGCAAAATTAACACAAAGTTTGGATTTTGTAGTAGGATGTTCTTTATTTCCTTTTATTTTTCCATCAATTAAGACTGCTTCACAAGTGTCAAAGCAGTCAAGTGGACAGGCTATTTTGTTATTTGAATTCAATCTTTATTAACCTAGAAAATTGTTTTGGATTATTTACAATTATCTTAACTTTATAAGATGATATATGTTTTGAATCTGCTACATTATATATCTTATTAATCTTTAAATCTGTTTTTTTACCATCTAAATAAATATCTTTATCTTTGATTGTATCAATATCTAAAATAGGAATAAAAATCTCAAGTTTTCCTTTACTTAAATCTTTTGCTTCATAAAGTAAAGTTCCAGGAGTAACATAATCTCCTTCATTAACCGCAATATTATAGATATAATAGTTTTTTTCTATAAGTTTTTTATTTTTTATACTATCTCTTAAGTTAGCTATATTAATTAAAATATCAGCTTTATTAATCTCTAAATTTACTACATTAATCTTCTGATTATCTTTTTCATAACCTGATTTAGATTTTATTTGCATCAATCTTTGATAGTTTGTATTTTGTAATTCAATCATCTCATTCATAGCTTCTAATTTTTTCAATGATTGTTCTAAATCAATTCTATCTACATATGAATCAATCTCTATAATTTTTGAATTATTTGCTTTTTTACCCTCAATATTTTTATTTGAGAATATAATTTTCCCACTAACAGATGATTTAATCTCATAACTCTCAATAGGTTCTAATTTTGCATAAAATTCATTTGCAAATGAAAAAGAAACAATGGCTATAACAATTAACAAATATCTCATATATTACCTCTTATAATTTAATCTCTTTGATTCTTGTAAGAATCTCTTTTTTAAGTATCTTAAACTCTTTTTCACTTTCACACTCAAAAATCAATCTATCTAATGTAGAATCAATTTTCAAATATGGAATTAAAACTTTTATTAACTCATTTTTATCTTTTGAGCTTTTTATTAGTTTATTTAAAGGAGTCTCTTTTGATACCTTTTCCTTGCCTTGAAGTGTAACAAGTTTATATAAACCCAAAATTAATAAAGTAGCTATTATACCAAAGATAAAATATTTAATTTTCTCTTCAGTAGATATATTTTCTTTTATCACTACCTTTTCTTTTGTAAGCTCTTTAGTTTCTTTTGGTTTTTCCAATATAACTTTTTGTTTTTTTTCAGCTTTTTCAACTTTTATATTAAACTCTTGAGTACTTTTTTCAACAATTTTTTTATTTTTTTTATCAAAATATTTTAATTTTATATTTGGAATAGTTATTGAACTTTCAGGAATAATAGAAAAAACTTTTGTATAAGTACCTTCATATCCCAAATCTGAATATTTAGTTTTCACATCAGGCTTATTATCATAAACAGTTGCATTAGGGATATCAAGTTTTATATCTTCTATATCATCAAAATTTCCAACCCCGCTAATCTCTAATTTTAAAGATACAGATTCCCCTTGTTTTATATCTATTTTATTTACACTAGCAGATATATTAAAATCTCCAATCAAAGAGGTATTTTCAGGAAGCTTTTTTACATTAAAACTTAATTTATTTGAATATATCTTTTCCACTTTTGGGACACTAGAAAAAAATCCAAAAGGAGTTGAGCTGTTTGATTGCATCATTTGTGCATCAACTCTTAGTGGCCCAACAGTTAACTCTCCATTTTTTTGAGGGAAAAGTAAAAAATCTAACTCTTGAACTATATAACCATTTTGTTCATATCTATCATTTTTATTTTCTATTCTTTTATACCAAAAGTTCTCAAAATGAGGTTTTTCAAAACCTAAATTTGTAATTTGCAAATCTCTTTTATATTTAAATATTAATTTTACAACTAAATCTTCACCTACATATAATTCATCTTTAGAAGGTATTAATGTTAAATCAAAATTAGTTGAATTTGTTTTATTCACAGTTCTTAAGCTAACTGTTTTTTCTTCAGTATAAACCTCTTTATCATCAATAATAAATTTAAATTTTGGAATTGTAAAATCATCTGATGGAACTATTTTAAATCTTTTTGTTAACTTTTCGTTGTAATCACCGTTTATAATTTGTAAAGATTTTGAGGTACCTTGACTCTCTACAATATAATTATCTATTTTTTCTATCTTAGGAAATTTAATAGAGCTTCCAGAAACTTCTATATCAAAATAATAAGGCTCACCTTTTATAAAGCTATCTGGGGCTTTTAAATTAACACTTGCAAATACATTTATACTTAAAATTAAAAAAAATAAAATATACTTAATTGGTTTCATCAAAATGCTAATGTTCCTTCTATGGCAAAATTTGCTTTAGAGTCGAGTTCTGCATGGGATAATACTGCTATTTGCAACCCAAATTTTTCATAGATTTCCGAAATTCTTTTTCTTAAAAGTGGATCTACAACCATAGCAACTTTACTAAACCCTTTAGATTCAATCTCTTCCATAAGTTCTTTAGTTTTAGTAACTAAATTATTAATCTCTGCAATTGAAAGCATAAGTTGAGATACTCCATGTTGTTCTTGAAGTTTTCCTATAAACTGTTGTTCAATATCAGGCTTAATTGTAATTATATGTAAAGTTCCATCGTTATCTTTAAACCTTTCTGTAATAAGTCTGTATAATTTACTTCTTACATGTTCAAGGAGAATATCTGGTGCTTTTGTAAACTCAGCAATATCTGCAATTGCCTCAACTATTGTTAACATATCAACAATAGGGATTTTTTCATGTAATAGATCTTTACACACTTTTAGTAATGATCCATAAGAGGTAACTTTCATCGCTTCTTCAACAACAATAGGGAAATCTTTTTTTAATCCTTCAACAATATCTACAATATCTTGTCTAGTAATAATATCTTCAGAATGTTTTTTAATTAATTCTGATAGATGGGTTGAGATTATTGTAGGAGCATCAACAACTGTAAAGCCTTTCATTAAAGCTTCCTCTTTTTGTTTCTCTTCAATCCATGTTGCATCAAGATTAAATACTGGTTCTTTTACTCTTAAACCTTTTATTTTTTCATTTGGTACACCACCCATTGCAAGAAGTTTATTTGTTTCTACTCTTCCTTTTGCAATAGGGATTCTTTTTAGATAAAGTTGATACTCATTTGGCGCAAGTGTTGTATCATCTGAAATTCTTATTTGTGGGATTACAAAACCCAATTCACTTGCAATTGTTTTTCTAATACCTCTAATTTTGTCTAAAAGTTCAGAGTCTCCTTGAACTAGTTGTAACAATCTAATTCCAAGTTTTAATTCTAAAACCTCTAGCTTCATAATCCCTTCCATAACTTTCTTTTCATCTGGAGCAGATCTTTTCTTTTTATCTTTAAAGTCTTTTAAATCAGCTGATGGCTCAATTTTATCTTTACCATCTTTTTTAGAACTAAACAATCTGGTAATGACATTATCTTTTTCACTCTCAATCATACTAATTGTATATCCAATAAATACCATTAGAAGTCCCATAATCACTAAGATACCTGTTGGGAAACCAGGAACAAAACCAAAAAGTACCATTCCTATACCAACTAATACTAATGACTTCGAATCTTTTACTAATTGAGAAACTGATTGGTTAGCAAATTTATCTTCATCCATATTAGATCTAGTAATTATAATTGCTGTTGCAGTTGATAAAATAAGTGCAGGAATTTGAGCTACTAAACCATCACCAATTGTCAAAATTGTATATATCTCACCACTTTGAGATACAGTCATATCATGTTGGAATAATCCAATTAAAAGTCCCCCAACAAGGTTTACTAAAGTGATAATAATACCAGCAACAGCATCACCCTTTACAAACTTTGATGACCCATCCATAGCTCCATAGAAATTTGCTTCAGTAATTAGTTCTTTTCTTCTTATTTGAGCTTGTTTATCATCAATAAATCCAGCATTTAAATCTGCATCAATTGCCATTTGTTTACCAGGCATTGAATCAAGTGTAAATCTAGCAGTAACCTCAGCAACTCTTGTTGCACCTTTAGTTACAACCATAAAGTTAATTAATACTAGAATAATAAATACAATAATACCAATTACCATATTTCCACCAACAACAAAATCACCAAAGGCAGAGATTATTGAACTTACTGCTTCTGGACCATTATGCCCTTCACTTAAAATAGACCTTGTTGTTGCAATATTAAGGGAAAGCCTAAAAAGAGCTAATATCAGTATTATTGTTGGAAATGTAGTTAAATCTGCTGGCTTTTGAATATATAATGAGATTAATAAAATAAGCAAAGACAAAGACAAAGATATAACTAAGAAAAAATCTAATGCCCCCTTTGGCAGAGGTATTATAATAATTGTTAAAATAGATACAAAAAGTGCAACTACAAATAAGTCTTTTGAGAAAAATTTTTTAAAATTCATTTATTACTTTATTCTATCTAATAAAATTTTTTAAAGATGAATTATCTATTGATATAAGAGACAGTTTTTCTTTTTTGTACAAAGATGGGATATTTAATAAAGTTATATATATCACTTAAATACCTCCTTGAACTTCGCAACTATTTCATTGAAGTTATATTGTTCTTTCATACTTTGAGTTAAGAATTCTCTTATTTTTTCTTTTCGTGCAAGAGCATCATCTAATTCAGCATCCATACCTGGTTTATATGCACCAACTCTTACTAATACTTCATTTTCTTTAATGAGAGATAATATCCTTTTTAGCTTTAAAAAATCATTATAATGATCATCACTCACCACTTTATCCATTACCCTTGAGGCTGATTTCAAAAGATTTATAGGAGGATAAAATCCTTGCTCTGTTAAGTCTCTTGTTAAGACTATATGTCCATCAAGAATTGACCTACTTTGGTCAGCAATTGGGTCATTCATATCATCTCCATCAACTAACACTGTAAAAAAAGCAGTAATCGAACCCTTTGCATTATTACCAGCTCTTTCCATTAATTGAGGTAAAAGTGCAAAAACAGAAGGGGGATATCCTCTACTAACAGGAGGTTCTCCTGTACTTAAACCAATCTCTCTTTGTGCCATAGCAAATCTTGTAACAGAATCCATCATCAAAAGAACATCATGACCTTTATCTCTAAAAAACTCTGCTATAGCCATTGCAGTAAAAGCTCCATATTTTCTCATTAAAGCTGATTCATCAGAAGTAGCTGCAACTATAATTGTATTTTCAAGGTTATCATTAAGATTGTAATGGATAAACTCCGGTATCTCACGTCCTCTCTCACCAATCAATGCAACAACTTTTATTTGAGCTTCACAACCTTTAACAATCATTCCCATAAGAGTTGATTTTCCCACACCAGAACCAGCAAAAATACCAACTTTTTGACCTTTTCCTGAAGTTAACATAGAATCAATTGCTTTTACACCTGTTGAAAATCTCTCGTTAATAATTCCTCTTTCAAGGGCAGGCATTGAGATTTTATTTATAGCTGAACTCTCTTCTAAGTCTTTAACTTTTCCTTTTTCATCAATTGGTTCTCCCAAAGCATTTACAACTCTTCCTAATAGACCATATCCAGCTTTAACCGATAAGCCCTCTTTTTGTAAATAAACTTTGTCTTGAATTCTAAAACCATCAATAAAAGAAAAAGGAACAATAGTAAAATATCCTGATTCAATAGAAGCAACCATTCCTAATACAGTATACAAATGTGATTGAGACTCAATCTTTACAATATCTCCAACAGCAACCTCTATACCTTTTGCCTTTATAGTTGTAGAAGAGATATTTACAATTCTTCCAAAAGGGATTGACAAGTTAGCCGAATCAATGCTGTTTATTATAGAATCTATATCCATCTACATCTCATCACACATTTTTTTATAAAGACTATCTTTAGTATTTTTTATCTCTTTACATTTATTTACAAATTCATCTTTTTTTATTGGGTTATC is a window of Halarcobacter sp. DNA encoding:
- the fliI gene encoding flagellar protein export ATPase FliI, with product MDIDSIINSIDSANLSIPFGRIVNISSTTIKAKGIEVAVGDIVKIESQSHLYTVLGMVASIESGYFTIVPFSFIDGFRIQDKVYLQKEGLSVKAGYGLLGRVVNALGEPIDEKGKVKDLEESSAINKISMPALERGIINERFSTGVKAIDSMLTSGKGQKVGIFAGSGVGKSTLMGMIVKGCEAQIKVVALIGERGREIPEFIHYNLNDNLENTIIVAATSDESALMRKYGAFTAMAIAEFFRDKGHDVLLMMDSVTRFAMAQREIGLSTGEPPVSRGYPPSVFALLPQLMERAGNNAKGSITAFFTVLVDGDDMNDPIADQSRSILDGHIVLTRDLTEQGFYPPINLLKSASRVMDKVVSDDHYNDFLKLKRILSLIKENEVLVRVGAYKPGMDAELDDALARKEKIREFLTQSMKEQYNFNEIVAKFKEVFK